One genomic region from Anabaena sp. PCC 7108 encodes:
- a CDS encoding AAA family ATPase — MFTVPGISIQTQIYESNNSLVYRGKTEKDNQPIILKVLKDNYPTPQELARYYTEYEITKSLNLTGVVKVYNLQKYQNTLVMSIEDFGGESLRIWMQHKSFTLEEFLKIAITTTETLGQIHAANIIHKDINPSNIVLNPETSEIKIIDFSISTKLNRENPTIKNPHILEGTLAYMSPEQTGRMNRILDYRTDFYSLGVTFYELLTNQLPFATNDALELVHCHIAKQPLHISEINSDIPPVIANIVMKLMAKTAEERYQSALGIKTDLEECLKQLQSHGRISNFVIANQDISDKFQLPQKLYGREGEIASLITAFERVTFQSEMILIAGYSGIGKTALVQEIYKPITQKRGYFISGKFDQYQRNIPYSAVVIAFQALIKQLLTEREEKLKEWREKLLAALGINGQIIIEVIPEVELIIGKQPTVIELGLTETQNRFNLVFQKFIRVFTKPEHPLAIFLDDLQWADGASLKLMQLLMSAGSPGLFLIGAYRDNEVSAVHPLMLTLEEIGKIGVIINRIFLSPLNLNTVTEIIADTLKNQPENIKPLAQLVQIKTEGNPFFINEFLKSLATEKLLVFDIESLNWQWDLKQIKQRNFTDNVVELMAGKIKNLPENTQELLKFSACIGNHFDIINLALLTKQSFREIVDNLQPAINYNLIVSFDSNEEIELALLNPESNKYPLPEYKFTHDRIQQATYSLISEAEKPIIHQKIGKILLQNSFNEQQEEKIFDIVNQLNFTLSLLVNESEKNELVKFNLKAGKKAKASVAYQSALTYLQIGIQLLGDDRWQKQYELTLSLYQEAVESAYFNSNFILMDQLIDEALLQVKNVLDQVKFYEIKILAYIAQYNLNEANNQGLAVIKLLGIKLPKQLNKLNIFWEFLQTKIITANKSISSLENLPQMTDIHAQTVMGISSTIISTSYSTDLLVFLLMVFQQVRLSIKLGNTAQSAFAYSCYGLFLCGLIEDIEGGFQFGQLALKLLSQIQYQKVTARTKMIVELFIRPWKDSIKEILPSIKEVYHIGLENGDIEYAVYSAYFYCSYAFFAGLSLTVLAEEMNFYTQQMIKMKQERVIDGQKLYHQIVLNLLNTQENPCTLIGSVYDEEVNLPIIKNQNDHHALANYYVNKLMLFYLFDEIEKALTNGQFAQEHLEGITSSYTITYFYFYDALACLAYLSYCPLSEHKKLINKVLADHKKMKKWAHYAPINYLHKYLLVEAELCRIKGKNSQAIDYYDQAISLSKQNEYIHEAALAYELAAKFYLSQGKELTAKAYMQEARYCYQLWGAKAKVKHLEKNYSQLLTTITGKIKDIKTSTNITTTDSAATLDIATVMKATQAISGEIMLDKLLSSLMKILIENVGAQTGYLILFYQEKLLIEAEGSINSEDVNFLQSLPVNNCKILSEAIVNYVARTKETVVLNDATRAGNFTSDHYIQTVKPKSILCVPLINQSKLISIVYLENNLTTGAFTAERVKILNLLSAQAAISIENARLYNEMAKLNQAYERFVPRQFLQFLNKSSIVDVKLGDQVQLEMSVLFSDIRDFTQLSESMTPEDNFKFINSYLSRMEPIITENNGFIDKYIGDAIMALFSGEADNAVKAGIAMLESLIEYNSIEGRLNRPELKIGIGINTGSLMLGTVGGQNRMDGTVISDAVNLASRVENLTKNYGVSLLITEQTYSRLKNTSNYDMRIIDTVKVKGKSQAVTVYEVFDADLPEIKTQKLATLPIFTEALSLYNQSKLADAARLFAYCLQKNPGDRVAHIYCQRCLRQT, encoded by the coding sequence ATGTTTACCGTTCCTGGCATTTCTATTCAAACTCAAATCTATGAAAGTAACAACTCCCTAGTTTATCGAGGAAAAACAGAGAAAGACAACCAACCTATCATCCTGAAAGTTTTGAAAGATAATTATCCCACACCCCAGGAACTTGCCCGCTATTACACAGAATATGAAATTACTAAATCTTTGAATTTGACAGGGGTTGTTAAAGTCTATAACTTACAGAAATATCAAAATACTCTCGTCATGTCAATCGAAGATTTTGGCGGAGAATCATTAAGAATTTGGATGCAACATAAATCCTTTACATTAGAGGAATTTCTGAAAATTGCTATTACTACTACTGAAACTTTGGGACAAATTCATGCAGCTAATATTATTCACAAAGATATTAACCCATCAAATATTGTTTTAAATCCAGAAACTAGTGAGATAAAAATTATTGATTTTAGCATTTCTACTAAGTTGAATAGAGAAAATCCAACTATTAAAAATCCTCATATTTTAGAAGGTACTCTTGCCTATATGTCTCCCGAACAAACGGGAAGAATGAACCGCATTTTAGATTATCGTACCGATTTTTATTCTCTTGGTGTTACCTTTTATGAATTGTTAACCAATCAACTACCATTTGCAACAAATGATGCCTTAGAACTAGTACATTGTCATATCGCCAAACAGCCTTTACATATCAGTGAAATAAATTCAGATATCCCTCCAGTTATTGCCAATATTGTGATGAAATTAATGGCAAAAACAGCAGAGGAAAGATATCAAAGTGCTTTAGGAATAAAAACAGACCTAGAAGAATGTTTAAAGCAATTACAAAGTCATGGCAGGATCTCAAATTTTGTCATAGCGAATCAAGATATTTCTGACAAATTTCAATTACCACAAAAACTTTATGGTAGAGAGGGAGAAATTGCTAGTTTAATAACAGCTTTTGAACGAGTTACATTTCAAAGTGAAATGATTTTAATTGCTGGATATTCTGGGATTGGTAAAACTGCTTTAGTACAGGAAATATATAAACCAATTACTCAAAAACGTGGTTATTTTATTTCCGGTAAATTTGATCAATATCAACGAAATATCCCCTACAGTGCTGTGGTGATTGCCTTTCAAGCCTTAATCAAACAACTGTTGACCGAAAGGGAAGAAAAGCTGAAGGAATGGCGAGAAAAACTCTTAGCTGCCTTAGGCATAAATGGGCAAATTATTATAGAAGTAATTCCTGAAGTAGAATTAATTATTGGTAAGCAACCCACAGTAATAGAACTCGGACTTACTGAAACTCAAAATCGTTTCAATTTGGTATTTCAGAAATTTATCAGAGTTTTTACTAAACCTGAACATCCTCTAGCCATATTTTTAGATGATTTACAATGGGCAGATGGAGCATCTTTAAAATTAATGCAATTGCTAATGAGTGCAGGTTCACCGGGATTATTTCTAATTGGTGCTTATCGAGATAATGAAGTTTCTGCGGTGCATCCATTAATGTTGACTTTAGAAGAAATTGGTAAAATAGGAGTCATTATTAATCGAATTTTTCTATCACCTTTAAACTTAAATACTGTCACAGAAATTATTGCTGATACTTTGAAAAATCAACCAGAAAATATTAAACCTTTAGCGCAATTAGTGCAAATAAAAACCGAAGGAAATCCATTTTTCATTAATGAATTTTTGAAATCTTTAGCTACAGAAAAATTATTAGTATTTGATATTGAATCTTTAAATTGGCAATGGGATTTAAAGCAAATTAAACAAAGAAATTTTACTGATAACGTAGTGGAATTAATGGCAGGTAAAATTAAAAATTTACCAGAAAATACTCAAGAATTATTAAAATTTTCTGCTTGCATTGGTAATCATTTTGATATTATTAACTTGGCGTTACTTACCAAACAATCTTTTAGAGAAATAGTTGATAATTTACAACCTGCGATTAATTACAATTTAATTGTATCTTTTGATAGTAATGAAGAAATAGAATTAGCACTTCTGAATCCTGAATCTAACAAATATCCATTACCAGAATATAAATTTACTCATGATAGAATTCAACAAGCTACTTATTCATTAATTTCTGAAGCAGAAAAACCAATTATTCATCAAAAAATCGGTAAAATTCTTTTACAGAATAGTTTCAATGAACAACAGGAAGAAAAAATTTTTGATATTGTTAATCAATTAAATTTTACTCTATCTTTATTAGTTAATGAATCAGAAAAAAATGAATTAGTTAAATTCAATTTAAAAGCAGGTAAAAAAGCCAAAGCATCAGTAGCTTATCAATCTGCTTTAACTTATTTACAAATAGGAATACAGCTTTTGGGAGATGATAGGTGGCAAAAACAATATGAACTAACTTTATCACTTTATCAAGAAGCAGTAGAATCTGCTTATTTTAATAGCAATTTTATATTAATGGATCAGTTAATAGACGAAGCACTTTTACAAGTTAAAAATGTATTAGATCAAGTAAAATTTTATGAGATAAAAATCCTAGCTTATATTGCACAATATAACTTAAATGAAGCAAATAATCAAGGTTTGGCAGTTATTAAACTTTTAGGCATAAAATTACCAAAACAACTAAATAAACTTAATATATTCTGGGAATTTTTACAAACAAAAATCATTACAGCTAATAAATCTATTTCTAGTTTAGAAAATTTACCACAGATGACTGATATCCATGCTCAAACAGTTATGGGTATTAGTAGTACAATTATTTCTACTTCTTATTCAACTGACTTGTTAGTATTTTTACTAATGGTTTTCCAACAAGTTAGACTATCTATTAAATTAGGAAATACCGCTCAATCTGCCTTTGCTTATAGTTGCTATGGATTATTTCTTTGTGGACTAATCGAAGATATTGAAGGCGGTTTTCAGTTTGGACAACTTGCTCTTAAATTACTTTCTCAAATTCAATATCAGAAAGTAACGGCTAGAACAAAAATGATTGTCGAACTTTTTATTAGACCTTGGAAAGATTCTATCAAAGAAATTTTGCCATCTATCAAAGAGGTTTATCATATTGGATTAGAAAATGGAGATATAGAATATGCTGTTTATTCTGCTTATTTTTATTGTTCTTATGCTTTTTTTGCTGGTTTATCTTTAACAGTATTAGCAGAAGAAATGAATTTTTATACTCAGCAAATGATCAAAATGAAACAAGAAAGAGTAATCGATGGACAAAAACTATATCATCAAATAGTTCTTAATTTGCTTAACACACAAGAAAATCCTTGTACCCTGATTGGTAGTGTTTATGATGAAGAGGTAAATCTTCCTATTATTAAAAACCAAAATGATCACCATGCTCTAGCTAACTATTATGTTAATAAATTAATGCTTTTTTACTTATTTGATGAGATTGAAAAAGCATTGACAAATGGACAATTTGCTCAAGAGCATTTAGAAGGAATAACAAGTTCTTATACTATTACTTATTTTTATTTTTATGATGCTCTAGCTTGTTTAGCTTACCTGAGTTACTGTCCTTTATCTGAACATAAAAAGTTAATCAATAAAGTCCTAGCTGATCATAAAAAAATGAAAAAATGGGCGCATTATGCCCCGATTAATTATTTACACAAATACTTACTGGTAGAGGCTGAACTTTGCCGAATTAAAGGCAAAAATTCTCAAGCTATAGATTATTATGACCAAGCTATATCACTATCTAAACAAAACGAATATATTCACGAAGCGGCTCTTGCTTATGAATTAGCTGCTAAATTTTATCTATCTCAAGGAAAAGAATTAACAGCAAAAGCCTATATGCAGGAAGCTCGTTATTGTTATCAACTGTGGGGAGCAAAAGCTAAAGTTAAACATTTAGAGAAAAATTACTCTCAGTTATTAACTACAATTACAGGTAAAATTAAAGATATTAAAACCTCCACAAATATAACTACTACTGACTCAGCAGCAACCCTGGATATTGCTACAGTCATGAAAGCTACCCAAGCTATTTCTGGTGAAATAATGCTAGATAAATTACTATCTAGTTTGATGAAAATTCTGATTGAAAATGTGGGCGCACAAACAGGGTATCTAATTTTATTTTATCAAGAAAAGCTGTTAATTGAGGCAGAAGGAAGTATCAACTCTGAGGATGTTAATTTTTTGCAGTCACTACCTGTAAATAATTGTAAAATTCTTTCAGAAGCAATTGTTAATTATGTCGCTCGCACCAAAGAAACTGTAGTTTTAAATGATGCGACTCGTGCAGGAAACTTTACTAGTGATCACTATATCCAAACCGTTAAACCTAAATCGATTTTGTGTGTACCCCTAATTAATCAAAGCAAATTAATTAGTATTGTTTATCTAGAAAATAATCTAACTACAGGAGCCTTCACAGCCGAAAGAGTTAAAATTTTAAATTTACTCTCAGCACAAGCAGCTATTTCTATAGAGAATGCTAGACTCTACAATGAAATGGCAAAACTCAATCAAGCTTATGAACGGTTTGTACCGCGTCAATTTCTGCAGTTTTTAAATAAGTCCAGCATAGTTGATGTTAAATTAGGTGATCAAGTACAGTTAGAAATGTCGGTACTATTTTCTGATATCCGCGACTTCACACAACTTTCAGAAAGTATGACACCAGAAGATAATTTCAAGTTTATCAATTCCTATCTTTCGCGTATGGAGCCTATTATTACTGAAAATAATGGCTTTATTGATAAATATATTGGTGATGCAATTATGGCTTTATTCAGTGGCGAAGCTGACAATGCAGTTAAAGCAGGTATTGCAATGTTGGAATCACTGATCGAATATAATAGTATCGAAGGTAGACTTAACCGTCCTGAATTAAAAATTGGTATTGGCATTAATACAGGTTCTTTGATGTTAGGAACCGTGGGCGGGCAAAATCGTATGGATGGTACAGTAATTAGTGATGCAGTGAATTTAGCTTCTCGTGTGGAAAATTTAACGAA